From a region of the Nonlabens sp. Hel1_33_55 genome:
- a CDS encoding DUF2075 domain-containing protein — translation MQRAYYSDSIEKFLQTDSVKIYGELSSNHENKTLDELQKNAWKAQIEILKEQLKTIEGKIYFEFAIPRMGKRVDNILIIKNIAFVVEFKIGSNKYDKNALEQVIDYSIDLKNFHEGSHNLTLIPLLIATEAEIVEEDLHSVKKLQMAAKANKHNISSIIKSFLTLGSATIDHVYWENSIYKPTPTIVEAAQALYKGHNVKEITRSDSGAINLSRTSSYINSIIEFSKQNSKKSICFITGVPGAGKTLAGLNIAVDRMKTDEDEHAVFLSGNGPLVEVLREALTRDEVKTAKAKNLKITKKQAAIKANAFIQNIHHFRDDNLKSSRAPIEKVVVFDEAQRAWTLDQTSSFMKRKKGKDDFNMSEPEFLIDVMDRHIDWCVIICLIGGGQEINTGEAGLEEWVVSLSRSFPDWSVHYSTSIISDKNYLRSAKSKLFLENNGTSNKDLHLAVSVRSFRSELLSKFIQELLDLNLKNAKLLYEKIHELYPIVLTRNLEIAKSWLKDQSKGTERIGIIASSGARRLRPLGIDVKNEISASNWFLNNKEDIRSSYFLEDVATEFDIQGLEIDWSCVAWGANFYVENMQWRHQKLKGTKWQNINLEIHHEYLKNTYRVLLTRARQGMVIYLPKGDAEDHTRLHSYYDETYQYLKNVGLVEI, via the coding sequence ATGCAAAGAGCTTATTACAGCGATTCTATAGAAAAGTTTCTACAAACCGATTCGGTCAAAATTTATGGTGAATTGAGTTCAAATCATGAAAATAAAACTCTAGATGAATTACAAAAGAATGCTTGGAAAGCTCAGATTGAGATATTGAAGGAGCAATTAAAAACTATAGAAGGTAAAATATATTTTGAGTTTGCTATTCCCAGAATGGGGAAACGAGTTGACAATATTCTTATAATTAAAAATATCGCGTTTGTTGTTGAATTTAAAATCGGTTCCAACAAATACGATAAAAATGCACTGGAACAAGTTATAGATTATTCGATCGATTTAAAAAACTTTCATGAAGGCAGCCATAACCTCACCCTAATTCCTTTATTAATTGCGACTGAGGCGGAAATAGTTGAAGAAGATTTGCATTCTGTTAAAAAATTACAGATGGCGGCAAAAGCAAATAAACACAATATTAGTTCAATTATTAAATCATTTTTGACGCTTGGTAGCGCTACAATTGATCACGTTTATTGGGAGAATTCAATCTATAAGCCTACCCCAACTATCGTAGAAGCAGCACAAGCTCTTTATAAAGGTCATAATGTCAAAGAGATAACAAGGTCTGATTCTGGGGCCATCAACTTATCACGAACTTCCAGTTATATTAACTCAATAATTGAATTTTCAAAACAAAACTCAAAAAAATCGATTTGCTTTATCACTGGAGTTCCTGGCGCTGGAAAAACGTTAGCAGGTTTGAATATAGCTGTGGATAGAATGAAAACTGATGAAGATGAACACGCGGTTTTTTTGTCTGGTAATGGTCCTTTAGTGGAGGTTTTGAGAGAAGCATTAACAAGAGATGAAGTCAAAACTGCTAAAGCTAAAAATTTAAAAATAACGAAAAAGCAAGCCGCTATTAAGGCAAATGCTTTTATCCAAAATATTCATCATTTCAGAGATGATAATCTGAAATCATCTAGAGCACCGATTGAAAAAGTAGTCGTTTTTGATGAAGCTCAGAGAGCCTGGACCTTGGATCAAACCAGTTCATTCATGAAAAGAAAAAAAGGAAAAGATGACTTTAATATGTCCGAGCCAGAATTCCTGATAGACGTTATGGATCGACATATTGATTGGTGCGTTATCATTTGTCTTATTGGTGGCGGTCAAGAAATCAATACTGGTGAGGCCGGTCTTGAAGAATGGGTTGTATCTCTATCACGTAGCTTTCCTGACTGGAGTGTTCATTATTCCACTTCTATCATTTCAGATAAAAATTATTTACGATCAGCTAAGAGTAAATTATTTCTTGAAAACAATGGAACTAGTAATAAGGATTTACACCTAGCTGTTTCCGTACGCTCATTTCGCTCAGAATTACTCTCAAAATTCATCCAAGAGTTATTGGATCTCAATTTAAAAAATGCAAAGCTTCTTTATGAAAAAATACATGAGCTATATCCAATCGTACTGACTAGGAATCTTGAAATTGCAAAATCTTGGCTTAAAGATCAATCTAAAGGTACCGAGAGAATTGGTATAATTGCGTCCTCTGGAGCTCGTAGATTAAGGCCACTAGGGATCGATGTGAAAAATGAGATTTCAGCCTCAAATTGGTTTCTAAATAATAAAGAAGACATTAGGTCTTCCTATTTTTTGGAGGATGTCGCAACTGAATTTGATATTCAAGGTTTGGAAATAGACTGGAGCTGCGTGGCTTGGGGTGCAAACTTTTATGTTGAAAACATGCAATGGCGTCATCAAAAACTTAAAGGAACTAAATGGCAGAATATCAACTTAGAAATCCATCATGAATACTTGAAAAACACTTACCGAGTTCTTTTAACTCGAGCTCGACAAGGTATGGTGATTTACCTTCCTAAGGGTGATGCAGAGGACCACACTAGACTACATTCTTATTATGATGAAACTTATCAATATTTAAAAAACGTTGGATTGGTAGAAATATAA
- a CDS encoding LytR/AlgR family response regulator transcription factor, with protein sequence MIKCILIDDEPLALELLESHINRTDSVELLQSFTNPIEAMQQLDQYQPDLIFCDIQMPELTGVQFSKIAGAKFPIIFTTAYDQYAVQGYELDVIDYLLKPISLERFQKSVLKFQDRNTTKISNPETNVPDYIFVKSEYKTLKINLADIHYIKGMADYVTIVTADKKIHTLENLKYYEKTLPSSNFMRVHKSYILAMDKIEFIERNRAVILGDYIPISDTYKKAFFDRVNG encoded by the coding sequence ATGATAAAATGCATTCTTATTGATGATGAGCCGCTCGCGCTAGAATTGCTGGAATCACACATCAATCGTACTGATAGCGTTGAATTGTTGCAATCCTTTACCAATCCTATCGAGGCGATGCAGCAACTGGATCAATACCAACCAGATCTTATTTTCTGCGATATTCAAATGCCAGAATTGACTGGAGTTCAATTCTCAAAAATTGCGGGCGCCAAGTTCCCAATCATATTTACAACCGCTTATGATCAATATGCCGTGCAAGGCTATGAACTGGATGTAATCGATTATTTATTGAAGCCTATATCGCTAGAACGTTTTCAGAAATCGGTCCTTAAATTCCAGGATAGAAACACGACGAAAATCAGCAATCCAGAGACCAATGTACCCGATTACATTTTTGTCAAAAGCGAATACAAAACCCTCAAAATCAATCTTGCCGATATCCATTATATTAAAGGAATGGCAGATTATGTAACCATCGTAACAGCCGATAAGAAGATCCATACGCTTGAAAATCTTAAGTACTACGAGAAAACGTTGCCATCGTCCAATTTTATGCGAGTGCATAAAAGCTACATTCTTGCCATGGATAAAATTGAGTTCATCGAGCGCAACCGTGCAGTAATTTTGGGCGATTATATTCCCATAAGTGACACCTATAAGAAAGCTTTCTTTGATAGGGTGAATGGCTGA
- a CDS encoding succinate dehydrogenase/fumarate reductase iron-sulfur subunit, producing the protein MKLNLKIWRQEGPKAKGKLVDYPLDGVDGDMSFLEMMDILNEELINKGDIPVEFDHDCREGICGSCNMMINGEPHGPQKLTTTCQLHMRKFKDGDTITIEPWRAKAFPIVKDLIVDRSSFDRIQQAGGYISVNTSGNTQDANATPIEKSKADEAFWSATCIGCGACVAACKNASAMLFTSAKISQFALLPQGELEATERVEAMVRQMDEEGFGNCSNTGACMVECPKGIKLENIARMNREYLKAEVLG; encoded by the coding sequence ATGAAATTAAACTTAAAAATCTGGAGACAAGAAGGGCCTAAAGCCAAAGGTAAACTGGTGGATTACCCGCTAGATGGCGTCGATGGCGACATGTCCTTTCTTGAAATGATGGATATCCTCAACGAGGAATTGATCAATAAAGGTGATATTCCTGTGGAATTTGACCATGATTGTCGTGAGGGAATTTGTGGTTCTTGTAACATGATGATCAACGGCGAGCCACACGGGCCGCAAAAGTTGACCACGACCTGTCAACTACACATGCGCAAGTTTAAAGATGGTGACACAATTACTATTGAGCCATGGAGAGCAAAGGCATTCCCTATTGTAAAGGACTTGATCGTTGACCGTTCTTCTTTTGATAGAATCCAACAAGCTGGTGGTTATATTTCTGTAAACACATCTGGAAATACTCAGGATGCAAACGCAACTCCTATTGAGAAAAGCAAAGCAGACGAGGCATTCTGGTCAGCAACCTGTATAGGTTGTGGGGCCTGTGTAGCAGCCTGTAAAAATGCAAGTGCGATGCTATTTACCAGTGCTAAGATCTCACAGTTTGCATTATTGCCTCAAGGTGAGCTAGAAGCAACAGAGCGCGTAGAAGCAATGGTGCGCCAGATGGACGAAGAAGGTTTTGGAAACTGTTCCAATACTGGTGCCTGTATGGTAGAATGTCCTAAAGGAATCAAGCTAGAAAACATCGCAAGAATGAATCGTGAATACCTTAAGGCTGAAGTTCTAGGTTAA
- a CDS encoding PKD domain-containing protein has translation MKYYYKLLILALAVSIHSCQDDDTEFGDIITPSNLTINADLQGQSVADPNGDGTGIVVFSASSDNTLNYTYDFGDGRTGTTFNGVIEHRFVELGVISYNVTVTATGTGGAATTQTIVIDVLSTFDDAEAKQFLTGGTSKTWYWSVAENGHWGVGPSSPDQIPGQAPEAYYTPAFFPVPAFGRYCNDLTECFYEDEMVFTMDGNNVSYELKNFGATYFHNTYLSEFGGPSADNPNNADECLPFTAPAPGVITFVPTTDTVVPADQSRKTTMLLPNDNFISWYVGATEYEILEITENRMVLRCVQANDPALAWYHTLTTDVPVNPNPTCS, from the coding sequence ATGAAATACTATTATAAACTTTTGATATTGGCTCTAGCAGTGTCGATTCACTCTTGTCAAGATGACGACACAGAGTTTGGTGATATTATCACACCAAGCAATTTGACTATCAATGCTGATTTACAGGGACAAAGCGTTGCAGATCCTAATGGAGATGGAACTGGGATTGTCGTTTTTAGCGCGAGCTCAGACAATACCTTGAACTATACGTATGACTTTGGAGATGGCCGTACCGGTACAACTTTTAATGGGGTAATTGAACACCGTTTTGTTGAGCTTGGCGTGATTAGTTATAATGTGACCGTAACTGCTACAGGAACTGGTGGTGCTGCAACTACTCAAACTATAGTTATTGACGTCTTGAGTACGTTTGACGATGCAGAGGCAAAACAGTTTTTGACTGGAGGAACAAGTAAAACATGGTACTGGTCCGTTGCAGAAAATGGTCATTGGGGTGTAGGACCCAGCAGCCCTGATCAAATACCTGGTCAAGCTCCTGAAGCTTATTACACACCAGCTTTTTTCCCGGTACCGGCCTTCGGTAGGTATTGCAATGATTTAACCGAGTGTTTTTATGAAGACGAGATGGTATTCACAATGGATGGAAATAACGTCAGTTATGAATTGAAAAACTTTGGCGCCACATATTTTCATAATACCTATTTAAGTGAATTTGGTGGCCCGTCTGCAGATAATCCTAATAATGCAGATGAATGTTTGCCGTTTACTGCACCTGCTCCAGGTGTGATCACTTTTGTTCCTACAACAGACACCGTAGTTCCAGCAGATCAATCTAGAAAGACGACTATGTTGCTACCTAATGACAATTTTATTAGTTGGTATGTAGGAGCTACTGAATATGAAATTTTGGAAATTACAGAAAATAGAATGGTGTTGCGATGTGTACAGGCAAACGATCCAGCATTGGCCTGGTATCATACACTTACCACAGATGTGCCAGTCAATCCTAACCCTACTTGTTCATAA
- a CDS encoding RagB/SusD family nutrient uptake outer membrane protein, translating into MERYKIYILLFLAAIGFNACSEEYLEIESEDPNSENFFNSQADYENALVAAYDLLQSTYLNVMLGDIASDNTLAGGESATDVIGIQQIDDMIHTPVNDQLSDIWRWMFAGVNRANYILEFQDKTDFPDKPRVLGEARFLRAYYYFELVKFFGDVPLVVDQRFLFGDQFDVDRTPKEEVYAQIELDLLYAIENLQYTTPDVGRATRGSAQALLGKVYLFQEKFGDAANVLDDLIASNQYSLVDDYSTIFENDNENNSESVFEIQYSDLEGAGFGCLQCSEGNVAVGFNGIRNYDGPVYDSGFSFNVPTQEVVDLFPPNDVRKDVAILDIDEFAAANNATFRVGFEHTGYYNRKYIARQGDLNTGDANLTNPNNYRAIRLADVYLMAAEAYNSGNLGDGPARDYLNIVRRRANLGDLDLSGSALRDAIFQDRRLELVGEGHHFFDLVRTGRAAAEIDGFTPNKNEVFPIPLQEILLAGNRWEQNPNY; encoded by the coding sequence ATGGAAAGATATAAGATTTACATTCTTTTGTTTCTCGCTGCTATAGGGTTTAATGCCTGTAGCGAGGAATATCTAGAAATCGAAAGTGAAGATCCCAATTCTGAGAATTTTTTCAATTCTCAAGCAGATTATGAAAACGCACTAGTTGCTGCCTATGATTTGTTACAATCCACGTATTTGAATGTAATGTTAGGCGATATTGCTTCTGACAATACTCTTGCAGGTGGAGAAAGTGCAACAGATGTTATAGGGATACAGCAAATTGACGATATGATTCACACACCAGTGAATGATCAATTATCCGATATTTGGAGATGGATGTTTGCAGGTGTTAATAGAGCTAATTATATCCTAGAATTTCAGGATAAGACAGATTTCCCTGACAAACCAAGAGTTTTAGGAGAAGCACGTTTCTTGAGAGCCTATTATTACTTTGAATTAGTAAAGTTTTTTGGAGATGTTCCATTGGTTGTAGATCAACGATTTTTATTTGGGGATCAATTTGATGTTGATCGAACTCCTAAAGAAGAAGTTTACGCTCAGATTGAATTAGATCTTTTGTATGCTATTGAAAATCTTCAGTATACAACACCTGATGTAGGACGTGCTACAAGAGGAAGTGCACAAGCTCTTCTTGGTAAAGTGTATCTTTTTCAAGAAAAGTTTGGTGACGCAGCTAATGTTCTAGATGATCTCATTGCTTCCAATCAATATTCACTAGTAGATGATTATTCTACCATCTTTGAAAATGACAATGAAAACAACTCAGAATCAGTCTTTGAGATTCAATACTCTGACTTAGAAGGTGCCGGTTTTGGTTGCTTGCAATGTAGTGAAGGTAATGTCGCAGTTGGATTCAATGGAATCAGAAATTATGACGGGCCCGTATATGATTCAGGGTTTAGTTTCAATGTTCCTACTCAGGAAGTAGTGGACTTATTCCCACCCAATGATGTAAGAAAAGATGTGGCAATTCTGGATATTGATGAGTTTGCCGCTGCAAATAATGCAACCTTTAGAGTTGGTTTTGAGCACACTGGTTATTACAATAGAAAATATATTGCTCGTCAAGGTGACTTAAATACGGGTGATGCCAATTTGACTAACCCTAATAATTATAGAGCCATACGTCTCGCAGACGTGTATCTTATGGCTGCAGAAGCGTATAACAGTGGTAATCTAGGAGATGGTCCTGCACGCGATTACCTAAACATTGTTCGTAGAAGAGCCAATTTAGGCGATCTAGATCTTTCTGGAAGTGCGTTGCGCGATGCCATATTTCAAGATCGCAGACTGGAATTAGTAGGTGAAGGCCACCATTTCTTTGATTTAGTAAGAACTGGACGCGCCGCTGCAGAAATAGATGGATTTACACCAAACAAAAACGAAGTATTTCCTATTCCGCTTCAAGAAATATTACTCGCAGGAAATCGCTGGGAGCAAAATCCTAATTACTAA
- a CDS encoding succinate dehydrogenase cytochrome b subunit codes for MSALVKSSLARKWVMALSGLFLVVFLTQHFTINITSVIAPDTFNEWSHFMGYNPLVQFVLQPILIAGVVVHFVMGIILEIRNSKARPVKYKKFDGNANSSWVSRNMILTGAVVLAFLGLHFYDFWIHEINYKYIAVGVEDSTRYLPELKEKFVDPVRTWIYVGSFILLALHLWHGFNSSFQSMGVKSVKTGDGLRKFTYAWAVVIPAGFIFIALYHHFNHLAA; via the coding sequence ATGAGCGCATTAGTTAAATCTTCTCTTGCACGTAAATGGGTAATGGCACTTTCAGGATTATTTCTGGTAGTTTTTCTTACTCAACACTTTACCATAAATATTACATCGGTCATCGCTCCTGATACCTTTAATGAGTGGTCTCATTTTATGGGATACAATCCGTTGGTTCAGTTTGTTTTACAACCTATTTTGATCGCTGGTGTGGTGGTCCACTTTGTAATGGGAATCATTCTAGAGATTAGAAACAGTAAGGCAAGACCTGTTAAATACAAAAAATTTGATGGTAATGCCAACTCTTCATGGGTATCTAGAAACATGATTTTGACTGGTGCTGTGGTACTTGCGTTCTTAGGATTGCACTTTTACGATTTCTGGATTCACGAAATTAATTATAAATACATAGCAGTAGGCGTTGAGGATTCAACTAGATACCTGCCAGAACTTAAAGAAAAGTTTGTTGATCCTGTTAGAACATGGATTTACGTAGGTTCATTTATTTTATTGGCTTTACACTTATGGCACGGCTTCAACAGCTCGTTCCAGTCTATGGGTGTGAAAAGCGTTAAGACAGGTGATGGGCTGAGAAAGTTCACTTACGCATGGGCAGTGGTAATTCCGGCTGGATTTATCTTCATCGCTCTTTATCACCACTTTAATCATTTAGCAGCATAA
- a CDS encoding DUF5694 domain-containing protein, with protein MRTFILSIALIAIATFTTYAQDFNEEQFLQQSKKAFQFDGADVLLLGTWHMGYTSDANKSSYDASLPERRIEISELAVQLATEFKPTKILVEVTPEEQQTMDSLYAAYVKNPKEISTYHGEVGLLAFQIARASDATLHAIDHKMGYDYNSIAQLAAATGNTIMQDYYGQLMPVLGQAQQLEKTASTKQLYRFSNTPEYLSFLKNVNADLMTYVNTDDNFEGADTAADFYKRNLRIFANINRLEITPEDRVLVLNGGAHVAFFHEFMKNSPRYNVVDAQEFLRG; from the coding sequence ATGAGAACATTTATTCTATCCATCGCACTTATCGCTATCGCAACTTTCACAACTTATGCTCAAGATTTTAATGAGGAGCAATTTTTACAACAAAGTAAAAAAGCTTTCCAGTTTGACGGCGCTGATGTCCTACTATTAGGAACCTGGCATATGGGCTACACCAGCGATGCTAATAAATCAAGTTACGACGCCAGCCTACCAGAACGACGCATTGAGATAAGCGAGCTGGCGGTCCAACTTGCCACAGAGTTCAAGCCTACAAAGATTCTAGTTGAGGTAACTCCTGAAGAGCAGCAAACTATGGATTCTTTATATGCAGCGTACGTCAAAAATCCCAAGGAAATAAGCACTTATCATGGCGAGGTTGGCCTTCTAGCATTTCAAATCGCCAGAGCTAGCGATGCAACGCTGCATGCCATAGATCACAAAATGGGCTATGACTACAATAGTATCGCCCAACTAGCAGCGGCTACTGGAAACACCATTATGCAGGATTATTATGGGCAGCTCATGCCTGTATTAGGACAAGCACAGCAATTAGAAAAAACAGCTAGTACTAAACAGTTGTATCGCTTTAGCAACACACCAGAATATTTAAGCTTTCTTAAAAATGTGAATGCAGATCTCATGACTTATGTCAATACAGACGACAACTTTGAAGGCGCAGATACCGCAGCAGATTTCTATAAAAGAAACCTAAGGATTTTTGCAAATATTAACCGACTTGAGATCACTCCAGAAGATCGTGTTCTAGTATTGAACGGCGGCGCACACGTGGCATTCTTCCATGAGTTTATGAAGAATAGCCCTAGATATAATGTAGTAGATGCGCAGGAGTTTTTGAGGGGTTAG
- a CDS encoding sensor histidine kinase, translating to MKLRLGRFVASFFGFFLVMEVLRDLMRSPEYWEQFQDQPLEFSLGTLQSALLFICYALFSYLFLFYRYKKQPKWISAIGIVFIAFTVIGFRYLVEEVIIKAITGYGNYYEGTTALYYISDNLYYAILYTAFGVCWFFVNYAVIRDQQQQELVLENKKSELAFLKSQINPHFLFNMLNNIYALINMGSDKALAATEKLSQLLRYSLYETDKLVTVGEELDAVNGYIDLEKLRFRESVQTTIQCDPQALHLQLAPFLLMPLVENAFKHGVVTNSDLPIQINISLEEKTLAIKVSNTIAKREKDSVGGIGIENLQKRLKLTYGTNYSFEKTIVDQVYTVVIKIHFPS from the coding sequence ATGAAATTAAGACTGGGCCGTTTTGTTGCATCATTTTTTGGGTTCTTCCTTGTTATGGAAGTGCTGCGCGACTTGATGCGCTCGCCAGAATATTGGGAACAATTCCAGGATCAACCGCTGGAATTCTCTTTGGGAACCTTGCAATCTGCTTTGTTGTTTATTTGCTATGCGCTTTTTTCCTATCTGTTTCTATTCTATCGTTATAAGAAACAGCCTAAATGGATTTCAGCTATTGGTATTGTTTTTATTGCTTTCACGGTCATTGGATTCCGCTATTTAGTGGAAGAAGTTATTATCAAGGCTATTACCGGTTACGGCAATTATTACGAGGGTACGACCGCCCTTTACTACATCAGTGACAATTTATATTATGCGATTTTGTACACCGCTTTTGGTGTTTGCTGGTTCTTTGTCAATTATGCCGTGATACGCGATCAGCAGCAACAAGAATTGGTGTTGGAGAATAAGAAATCAGAGTTGGCCTTTCTCAAATCGCAAATCAATCCGCACTTTTTGTTCAACATGCTCAACAATATCTATGCGTTGATCAATATGGGATCTGATAAGGCGCTGGCCGCCACCGAAAAGCTAAGTCAACTATTACGCTACAGCCTTTATGAGACCGACAAGTTGGTGACCGTTGGTGAGGAACTGGATGCTGTAAACGGGTACATTGATTTGGAGAAGTTACGCTTTCGCGAAAGCGTACAAACCACCATCCAATGCGATCCACAAGCTCTGCATCTTCAGTTAGCACCTTTCCTGCTCATGCCACTCGTGGAAAATGCGTTCAAACATGGCGTGGTCACTAATTCCGATTTGCCGATTCAAATCAACATTAGCCTAGAGGAGAAAACTCTTGCAATTAAAGTCTCAAATACGATTGCTAAGCGTGAAAAAGATAGTGTGGGCGGCATAGGTATTGAAAACCTGCAAAAACGCCTGAAGCTAACTTATGGCACTAATTACAGCTTTGAAAAGACCATTGTTGATCAGGTTTATACCGTCGTTATTAAAATACATTTCCCGTCATGA
- a CDS encoding fumarate reductase/succinate dehydrogenase flavoprotein subunit, with product MAVFNSNVPEGPLEEKWVNHKNNINLVNPANKRNIDVIVVGTGLAGSSAAATLGELGYNVKTFCYNDSPRRAHSIAAQGGINAAKNYQGDGDSNYRLFYDTIKGGDYRSREANTYRLAEVSGNIIDQCVAQGVPFAREYGGLLDNRSFGGVLVSRTFYAAGQTGQQLLLGAYSSLNRQINRGKVQPFNRHEMLDLVVVDGKARGIIARNLVTGEIERHGAHAVVIASGGYGNVFFLSTNAMGSNVMAAWRTHRRGAYFANPCYTQIHPTCIPVSGEHQSKLTLMSESLRNDGRIWVPKKKEDAEAIREGKLKGVNIPEEDRDYYLERRYPAFGNLVPRDVASRAAKERCDAGFGVNKTGQAVYLDFEAAFKRYGKVEALTHGHKNPTEEEMIKLGKEVIKKKYGNLFDMYQNISDDNPYEVPMKIFPAVHYTMGGLWVDYNLQTSIPGCFAAGEANFSDHGANRLGASALMQGLADGYFVLPYTIGDYLADEIRTGEISTDTPEFDQAEKETRGRIEKLLNASGKHSVDYYHKKLGLIMWNKCGMSRNATDLQAAMDEISELRADFWANVRVTGSADTKNQELEKAGRVADFLELGELFAKDALDRNESCGGHFREEYQTPEGEALRDDENYAYVAAWGYNENPRHSELHKEELVFENVELKTRSYK from the coding sequence ATGGCAGTTTTCAATTCAAATGTACCTGAAGGACCATTAGAAGAAAAATGGGTCAATCATAAGAATAATATCAACCTGGTCAACCCAGCAAACAAACGTAACATTGACGTTATAGTTGTGGGAACTGGACTTGCAGGGAGTTCTGCTGCTGCAACTCTAGGAGAGCTAGGTTACAATGTCAAAACATTTTGCTACAATGATTCACCACGTCGTGCGCACTCGATTGCTGCACAAGGTGGTATCAATGCTGCAAAAAACTATCAAGGTGATGGTGACTCCAACTACCGCCTATTCTATGACACGATCAAAGGTGGTGACTACAGATCTAGAGAAGCTAACACATACCGCCTAGCGGAGGTTTCTGGAAATATCATTGACCAGTGTGTGGCGCAAGGAGTTCCATTTGCACGCGAGTATGGTGGTCTATTAGATAACCGCTCGTTTGGTGGAGTTCTAGTATCCAGAACATTTTATGCTGCTGGACAGACTGGACAACAATTATTATTGGGTGCCTATTCTTCTTTAAATAGACAAATCAACCGTGGTAAAGTGCAACCATTTAACCGTCACGAGATGTTAGATCTTGTGGTTGTGGATGGAAAAGCTCGTGGTATCATTGCTCGTAACCTTGTTACAGGAGAAATTGAACGTCACGGTGCACATGCCGTAGTGATCGCATCAGGTGGATATGGAAATGTATTCTTCCTTTCCACAAACGCGATGGGAAGTAATGTAATGGCAGCGTGGAGAACTCACCGTCGTGGTGCATACTTCGCAAATCCATGTTATACTCAGATTCACCCAACCTGTATCCCAGTAAGTGGTGAGCACCAGTCTAAACTGACGTTAATGTCAGAATCTTTACGTAATGATGGACGTATCTGGGTTCCTAAGAAGAAAGAAGATGCCGAGGCAATCCGCGAAGGAAAACTTAAGGGTGTCAATATTCCAGAAGAAGATAGAGATTACTACCTAGAGCGTCGTTATCCAGCCTTTGGTAACCTAGTGCCACGTGATGTGGCATCCAGAGCTGCCAAGGAGCGTTGTGATGCGGGATTTGGTGTTAATAAAACCGGTCAAGCTGTTTACCTAGACTTTGAAGCAGCCTTCAAACGCTACGGTAAAGTGGAAGCTTTAACACATGGTCACAAGAATCCAACTGAGGAAGAAATGATCAAGTTAGGTAAAGAAGTCATCAAGAAGAAGTATGGTAACCTATTTGATATGTATCAGAATATTTCTGACGACAATCCTTATGAGGTTCCTATGAAGATTTTCCCAGCAGTTCACTACACTATGGGTGGACTTTGGGTGGACTACAATCTCCAAACTTCAATCCCTGGTTGTTTTGCAGCTGGTGAAGCTAACTTCTCTGACCACGGTGCCAACCGTTTAGGAGCAAGTGCGTTGATGCAAGGTCTTGCAGATGGATATTTTGTGTTGCCTTACACCATAGGTGATTATCTAGCTGATGAGATTCGTACGGGAGAGATTTCAACAGATACTCCAGAATTTGATCAAGCCGAAAAGGAAACTAGAGGTCGCATCGAGAAATTGTTAAATGCATCAGGTAAGCATTCCGTAGATTATTATCACAAGAAACTAGGTCTTATCATGTGGAACAAATGTGGGATGTCTCGTAACGCGACAGATCTACAAGCAGCCATGGATGAAATTAGTGAGCTTAGAGCAGACTTCTGGGCAAACGTGAGAGTGACTGGTAGTGCAGATACTAAAAACCAAGAGCTAGAGAAGGCAGGCCGCGTGGCAGACTTTCTGGAATTAGGTGAGTTGTTTGCAAAGGATGCGTTGGATCGTAATGAGAGCTGTGGTGGACACTTCCGTGAAGAGTATCAGACGCCAGAAGGTGAAGCCTTACGGGATGATGAGAACTATGCCTACGTTGCCGCATGGGGTTACAATGAGAATCCGCGTCATTCTGAATTGCACAAAGAAGAACTTGTGTTTGAAAACGTAGAACTTAAGACTCGTTCTTATAAATAA